The following are encoded together in the Peromyscus leucopus breed LL Stock chromosome 1, UCI_PerLeu_2.1, whole genome shotgun sequence genome:
- the Klk1 gene encoding kallikrein-1 yields MWFLILFLALALGGTGAAPPMQSRIIGGSNCEKNSQPWQAAVYHYTRFQCGGILVDPNWVLTAAHCYNDEYQVWLGRNNLFEDEASAQHRFVSKSFPHPDFNLDLLKNTTQNQEEDFSNDLMLLRLAQPAEITDSVKVLDLPSEEPTLGSTCLASGWGSTEPINFEYPDDLQCVYLELLPNEKCAEAHIHVVTDSMLCAGDMEGGKDTCVGDSGGPLICDGVLQGVTSWGPAPCGKPKKPGIYTKLIGFVPWINEVMEKNSE; encoded by the exons ATGTGGTTCCTGATCCTgttcctggccctggccctgggagGGACTG GTGCTGCGCCTCCCATGCAATCTCGGATCATCGGAGGATCTAACTGTGAGAAGAACTCCCAGCCCTGGCAGGCGGCGGTGTACCACTACACCCGTTTCCAATGCGGGGGCATTCTGGTGGACCCCAACTGGGTGCTCACGGCCGCCCACTGCTACAACGA CGAGTACCAGGTTTGGCTGGGCCGCAACAACCTCTTTGAGGATGAAGCCTCGGCTCAACACCGGTTTGTCAGTAAAAGCTTCCCTCACCCTGACTTCAACCTGGACCTCCTGAAGAACACCACCCAAAACCAGGAGGAGGACTTCAGCAATGACCTGATGCTGCTTCGCCTTGCCCAGCCCGCTGAAATCACCGATTCTGTGAAGGTCCTCGACCTGCCCTCCGAGGAACCCACGCTGGGGAGCACCTGCCTTGCCTCAGGCTGGGGCAGCACTGAGCCCATCAATT TCGAATACCCGGATGATCTCCAATGCGTGTACCTCGAGCTCCTGCCTAATGAGAAGTGTGCCGAAGCCCACATCCATGTGGTGACAGACTCCATGCTGTGTGCAGgagacatggaaggaggaaaagacacTTGTGTG GGCGACTCAGGGGGCCCACTGATATGTGACGGTGTACTCCAGGGTGTCACGTCATGGGGCCCCGCCCCGTGTGGCAAACCCAAGAAGCCGGGCATCTACACTAAACTTATTGGTTTCGTTCCCTGGATAAATGAAGTTATGGAGAAAAACTCTGAGTGA
- the Klk15 gene encoding kallikrein-15 — MIRGQHWVAARVPQKCPAEARLSVRLDNAESYRCSLEAKLRIPQDYKEDAMVCGQHWVAAWVPQQCPAEARLGVRLDNAESGTGQVQPDAQLFSQCPPRQGDLTLPLLSPSSATSAFPLALFLTLEDRGQSVDIVLVVTQPRSWVSVMVLTLEEWDNHIIHFTAEKNKHQEISVCLGRGLAQDGDKVLKGEECAPHSQPWQVALYERGRFNCGAFLISPHWVLTAAHCQTRFMRVRLGEHNLRKRDGPEQVRAVSQIIPHPGYQARTHLHDIMLLRLLRPARLSSQVRPVPLPTRCPFAGEGCVVSGWGLLSDNKPGATGSHKSPVRLPDTLHCANISIISVASCNKDYPGRVLPTMVCAGVEGGGTDSCEGDSGGPLVCSGALQGIVSWGDVPCDTTTKPGVYTKVCRYMEWIRENMKTRN, encoded by the exons ATGATCCGCGGACAGCACTGGGTGGCAGCCCGCGTCCCACAGAAGTGCCCAGCTGAAGCTCGTCTCAGCGTGAGGCTAGACAACGCTGAGT CCTACAGATGCAGTCTGGAGGCCAAGCTCCGGATCCCACAGGACTACAAAGAGGACGCAATGGTCTGCGGACAGCACTGGGTGGCAGCCTGGGTCCCACAGCAGTGCCCAGCTGAAGCTCGTCTCGGTGTGAGGCTAGACAACGCTGAGT CTGGGACTGGCCAGGTGCAGCCCGATGCCCAGCTGTTCAGCCAGTGCCCTCCTCGGCAGGGCGACCTCACCCTTCCTCTGCTAAGCCCCTCTTCTGCCACATCCGCATTCCCCTTGGCCCTGTTCCTGACCttggaggacagagggcagagtgTGGACATTGTCTTGGTTGTCACACAGCCCAGGAGTTGGGTGTCTGTCATGGTCTTGACCTTGGAGGAGTGGGACAACCACATCATTCA TTTTACAGCTGAGAAGAACAAGCACCAAGAGATCAGCGTCTGCCTGGGGAGAGGGCTCG CTCAGGATGGTGACAAGGTGCTGAAAGGCGAGGAGTGTGCGCCTCATTCCCAGCCGTGGCAAGTGGCCCTCTACGAGCGTGGCCGTTTCAACTGTGGCGCTTTCCTAATCTCCCCACACTGGGTgttgactgctgcccactgccaAACCCG TTTCATGCGAGTGCGCCTGGGCGAGCACAACCTTCGCAAGCGTGATGGTCCAGAGCAAGTGCGAGCCGTTTCTCAAATCATCCCACATCCCGGCTACCAGGCTCGCACCCACCTGCACGACATTATGTTGTTGCGACTTCTCCGGCCTGCCCGGCTCTCATCTCAGGTGCGCCCTGTGCCTCTGCCCACGCGTTGCCCCTTTGCCGGCGAGGGCTGTGTGGTGTCAGGCTGGGGCCTGCTCTCAGACAACAAGCCTGGAGCCACAGGGAGCCACAAGTCACCAG TGAGACTCCCGGATACATTGCATTGTGCCAACATCAGCATTATCTCCGTGGCATCTTGCAACAAGGACTACCCTGGTCGAGTGTTGCCCACCATGGTGTGTGCTGGTGTAGAGGGCGGCGGCACGGACTCCTGTGAG GGTGACTCTGGAGGACCCTTGGTCTGTAGCGGTGCCCTGCAGGGCATCGTATCCTGGGGTGATGTCCCCTGCGAtactaccaccaagcctggcgtCTACACCAAAGTCTGCCGCTACATGGAGTGGATCCGGGaaaacatgaaaacaagaaaCTGA
- the LOC114684357 gene encoding uncharacterized protein LOC114684357 isoform X1: MASDSTVDLRDLFCSWEEDRKLVLRGWSLVFISLATLLVFSMVDGQMAYVHGPYTGFIGLWIDCRRHKCANAGQVTVYIHMSKGFMFLALALCLILLPTMFLSFRPVCRRLNKIDYIFSFLSTGIGLLILLSLMLFVINCNRLPLRPQVSYLLVFYLCWCASVLMLWAGTLSFLNQVRRGSYSSPIMERRVSYFRWALRHQSQQQSNLDQSSESIQNQSAATPQDTGKSRQPDASTSVPVTPSPSDLP; the protein is encoded by the exons ATGGCCTCAGACTCCACCGTAGACCTTC GTGACCTGTTCTGTTCCTGGGAGGAGGACCGAAAGTTGGTCCTGCGTGGCTGGTCCCTCGTCTTCATCTCCCTGGCAACCTTGTTGGTGTTCAGCATGGTGGATGGGCAGATGGCCTATGTGCACGGTCCGTACACTGGCTTCATCGGCCTCTGGATTGACTGCAGGAGGCACAAGTGTGCCAACGCGGGCCAAGTCACTG TTTACATTCACATGAGCAAGGGCTTCATGTTTCTGGCCCTGGCACTGTGCCTCATCCTCCTGCCCACCATGTTCCTCTCCTTCCGACCAGTCTGCCGCCGCCTGAACAAGATTGACTACATCTTCAGTTTCCTCAGCACTGGCATCG GGCTCCTGATTCTCCTCAGCCTGATGCTCTTTGTCATCAACTGCAATAGGCTGCCCCTGAGGCCACAGGTATCCTACCTGCTGGTCTTCTACCTGTGCTGGTGTGCCAGCGTCCTGATGCTGTGGGCCG GAACTCTATCCTTCCTCAACCAAGTGCGGAGGGGGAGCTACAGTTCGCCTATCATGGAGCGGAGAGTCAGCTACTTCCGTTGGGCCTTGAGACACCAATCCCAGCAGCAGTCCAATTTGGACCAGAGCTCGGAGTCCATCCAGAACCAGTCTGCTGCAACTCCTCAGGACACTGGGAAGTCCCGGCAGCCAGATGCCTCCACCTCTGTCCCTGTGACTCCGTCACCATCAGACCTCCCTTGA
- the LOC114684357 gene encoding uncharacterized protein LOC114684357 isoform X3, translating to MVDGQMAYVHGPYTGFIGLWIDCRRHKCANAGQVTVYIHMSKGFMFLALALCLILLPTMFLSFRPVCRRLNKIDYIFSFLSTGIGLLILLSLMLFVINCNRLPLRPQVSYLLVFYLCWCASVLMLWAGTLSFLNQVRRGSYSSPIMERRVSYFRWALRHQSQQQSNLDQSSESIQNQSAATPQDTGKSRQPDASTSVPVTPSPSDLP from the exons ATGGTGGATGGGCAGATGGCCTATGTGCACGGTCCGTACACTGGCTTCATCGGCCTCTGGATTGACTGCAGGAGGCACAAGTGTGCCAACGCGGGCCAAGTCACTG TTTACATTCACATGAGCAAGGGCTTCATGTTTCTGGCCCTGGCACTGTGCCTCATCCTCCTGCCCACCATGTTCCTCTCCTTCCGACCAGTCTGCCGCCGCCTGAACAAGATTGACTACATCTTCAGTTTCCTCAGCACTGGCATCG GGCTCCTGATTCTCCTCAGCCTGATGCTCTTTGTCATCAACTGCAATAGGCTGCCCCTGAGGCCACAGGTATCCTACCTGCTGGTCTTCTACCTGTGCTGGTGTGCCAGCGTCCTGATGCTGTGGGCCG GAACTCTATCCTTCCTCAACCAAGTGCGGAGGGGGAGCTACAGTTCGCCTATCATGGAGCGGAGAGTCAGCTACTTCCGTTGGGCCTTGAGACACCAATCCCAGCAGCAGTCCAATTTGGACCAGAGCTCGGAGTCCATCCAGAACCAGTCTGCTGCAACTCCTCAGGACACTGGGAAGTCCCGGCAGCCAGATGCCTCCACCTCTGTCCCTGTGACTCCGTCACCATCAGACCTCCCTTGA
- the LOC114684357 gene encoding uncharacterized protein LOC114684357 isoform X2 → MASDSTVDLRDLFCSWEEDRKLVLRGWSLVFISLATLLVFSMVDGQMAYVHGPYTGFIGLWIDCRRHKCANAGQVTVYIHMSKGFMFLALALCLILLPTMFLSFRPVCRRLNKIDYIFSFLSTGIGLLILLSLMLFVINCNRLPLRPQVSYLLVFYLCWCASVLMLWAVRRGSYSSPIMERRVSYFRWALRHQSQQQSNLDQSSESIQNQSAATPQDTGKSRQPDASTSVPVTPSPSDLP, encoded by the exons ATGGCCTCAGACTCCACCGTAGACCTTC GTGACCTGTTCTGTTCCTGGGAGGAGGACCGAAAGTTGGTCCTGCGTGGCTGGTCCCTCGTCTTCATCTCCCTGGCAACCTTGTTGGTGTTCAGCATGGTGGATGGGCAGATGGCCTATGTGCACGGTCCGTACACTGGCTTCATCGGCCTCTGGATTGACTGCAGGAGGCACAAGTGTGCCAACGCGGGCCAAGTCACTG TTTACATTCACATGAGCAAGGGCTTCATGTTTCTGGCCCTGGCACTGTGCCTCATCCTCCTGCCCACCATGTTCCTCTCCTTCCGACCAGTCTGCCGCCGCCTGAACAAGATTGACTACATCTTCAGTTTCCTCAGCACTGGCATCG GGCTCCTGATTCTCCTCAGCCTGATGCTCTTTGTCATCAACTGCAATAGGCTGCCCCTGAGGCCACAGGTATCCTACCTGCTGGTCTTCTACCTGTGCTGGTGTGCCAGCGTCCTGATGCTGTGGGCCG TGCGGAGGGGGAGCTACAGTTCGCCTATCATGGAGCGGAGAGTCAGCTACTTCCGTTGGGCCTTGAGACACCAATCCCAGCAGCAGTCCAATTTGGACCAGAGCTCGGAGTCCATCCAGAACCAGTCTGCTGCAACTCCTCAGGACACTGGGAAGTCCCGGCAGCCAGATGCCTCCACCTCTGTCCCTGTGACTCCGTCACCATCAGACCTCCCTTGA